A window of Syntrophales bacterium genomic DNA:
CCCCTTCACGTGAGGTTTTTTATCTTTCAATTTTGCCATCAATTCATTTGATGTATCCAGCCATATCTCACTGAAGGGACGTTTTCTGACATTACCGAAGGACACATTTCTCCAGAACTGGTCTGCGTGGACCTCACCATCCCAGCTCACACACCCGATACCATTTCCGGAACTGTTTCCCTCATTCATCATGAGAAGCTCAAAGACTTCGCCGGCTCTTTGGGGGTCTTCCTTTAACAAGCGCAAATATACATAAGGGCCATCGGCATGGTTGTCCACGGTGAGTATCTCTTTTTCCATTCCACGATGAAAAAGATCTCTTGTCCTGTCCATGATAATATCTACCACTTTTCTCGTTTCATCGTGGGACAGATCTTCATCAATCAACTCGGAGCCGCGTCCCGCATAGACGAGGTGATAAAAACATGCCCGGGGGATTTCTCTTTCCTCAATGAAGTCAAAAATGGAAGGGATTTCGGAGGAATTTTTCCTGCTTATGGTAAAGCGCACTCCCACCTTTATACCCTCATCCTGGCAGAGCCTGATTCCTTTCAGGGTGGCATCAAAAGCCCCACTAACCCCCCTGAACCTGTCATGTGTTTCCTTCATTCCATCGAGGCTCACGCCAACATAGGAAAGGCCGATTTCTCCAAAGATCTTTGCCAGGTTTTTTGTCATCAGTGTGCCGTTTGTTGAAATCACTGCCCGCATACCCTTATCCACAGCGAACCGGATAAGCTCGGGAAGATCCTTTCTTATCAATGGTTCACCGCCGGAAAAGAGAATAACCGGACATCCGAACGAGGCAAGGTCAGATATCAGTTCTTTCCCTTCATCGGTATTCAATTCATCGCTGTAGCGTATATTTTGAGAACTCGAGTAACAGTGGATGCATTTAAGGTTGCATCTTCTGGTTGCATTCCAGACGACCACAGGCTTCTTGTCAATGGAAAACTGGAGGAGATGTGAAGGAAGATCCTCGGAGTCCCTCCCATAACGAAGGACATCTGATGGCTCCACAGCCCCGCAATATAGCTTTGAAATTCCAATCATAATCTAAAATCCTCAATCAGTGCATCTACAAGGCCGGAAATAGTATATGTCTCCGGCATGATGTCGGTCTTGAACCCGAGTTTTTCCGTGGCAGCGGCCGTCACAGGCCCTATGCACGCTGTCTTTATGCTTTCGGGAAGACGGAAGTCCTCTCCCATAATATTCAGGAAGTTAATCGCAGTGGAAGGACTGGTGAAGGTAATGACGTCAACCTTGTTTTGCTCTATCAATTCACAAAGCTCTGTCCTGTCTCTTCCCGAACTAACTGTTCTGTAAGCTACCGCGACGTCTACGTTTGCACCGAGTTTTGAAAGGCCCTCCGGAATGACGTCACTGGCAATTTCCGCCCTCGGCAGGAGAATGTTCTTGTCCCTGATTTTCTGTTCCTGAAATTTTTCCAGAACAGCTTCGGATGTGTAATCATCGGGGATGATATCGATGCGGATCCCGTAATTTTCCACGGCAGCAGAGGTAGCGGGTCCTATGGCACATATCCTGATTCCCTTGAGGTCTCTTATGTCCTTATTCAAATCATCAAGGCGCTTGAAGAAAAACTTAACCCCGTTTACACTGGTAAATACAATCCAGTGGTATTTTTCTATATTTTCTATCGCCCGGTCCAGATCATCGAAATTGTCGGGCGGCATAATCTTTATCGTGGGGCAATAGATAACTCGAGCCCCCGCTCTATGCAAGATATCTGCAAATTCTCCTGCCTGTTCCACGGGTCTCGTAATGACGACTCCTTTACCGAAGAGGGGCTTCTTTTCAAACCAGTTCAGGGATTCTCTCAAATTTACCACATTTCCTACGACAAATATCGCCGGGGGTGAAAAATTTTTTTCTTCCGCTATCTCTACTATATTTCGAAGAGTTCCCGTCAGGGTTTCTTGATCCGCCGTTGTTCCCCACCTTATCAGGGCAGCCGGTGTCTCTGAAGCCCTCCCGTTGCCGACCAGGTTTTCCACGATATGCCTCAAGTTCTTGACACCCATCAAGAAAACAACGGTTCCGATAGCGGAGATGCTCTCCCAGTCTATATCGCTTATACCCTTTGTAGGATCTTCATGACCGGTTACAAAGGCAACTGTGGATGTATAATCCCGGTGTGTCAGGGGTAT
This region includes:
- the ahbC gene encoding 12,18-didecarboxysiroheme deacetylase, giving the protein MIGISKLYCGAVEPSDVLRYGRDSEDLPSHLLQFSIDKKPVVVWNATRRCNLKCIHCYSSSQNIRYSDELNTDEGKELISDLASFGCPVILFSGGEPLIRKDLPELIRFAVDKGMRAVISTNGTLMTKNLAKIFGEIGLSYVGVSLDGMKETHDRFRGVSGAFDATLKGIRLCQDEGIKVGVRFTISRKNSSEIPSIFDFIEEREIPRACFYHLVYAGRGSELIDEDLSHDETRKVVDIIMDRTRDLFHRGMEKEILTVDNHADGPYVYLRLLKEDPQRAGEVFELLMMNEGNSSGNGIGCVSWDGEVHADQFWRNVSFGNVRKRPFSEIWLDTSNELMAKLKDKKPHVKGRCATCRWLDICGGNFRARSEAASGDIWTPDPACYLTDEEIKV
- the cobA gene encoding uroporphyrinogen-III C-methyltransferase encodes the protein MKKMGKIYIIGAGPGDPGLMTVRGLQYLQEANVVFYDYLVSSELLNHTAENARLVYVGKKGGNHTIAQDELNNLLVKEAKSGNVVARLKGGDPFIFGRGGEEAEMFSKEGIPFEVVPGVTSAVAVPAYAGIPLTHRDYTSTVAFVTGHEDPTKGISDIDWESISAIGTVVFLMGVKNLRHIVENLVGNGRASETPAALIRWGTTADQETLTGTLRNIVEIAEEKNFSPPAIFVVGNVVNLRESLNWFEKKPLFGKGVVITRPVEQAGEFADILHRAGARVIYCPTIKIMPPDNFDDLDRAIENIEKYHWIVFTSVNGVKFFFKRLDDLNKDIRDLKGIRICAIGPATSAAVENYGIRIDIIPDDYTSEAVLEKFQEQKIRDKNILLPRAEIASDVIPEGLSKLGANVDVAVAYRTVSSGRDRTELCELIEQNKVDVITFTSPSTAINFLNIMGEDFRLPESIKTACIGPVTAAATEKLGFKTDIMPETYTISGLVDALIEDFRL